A window of Fusarium oxysporum Fo47 chromosome II, complete sequence genomic DNA:
tgccaaggccaaggccaagccaATTCGCAACCCCTAGTTCAAATGTCGTGATTTTTGAGGCCTCCACAGCGAGAAGCCGCTGACCCACCGCGACAGTCCGTGACAGCCTCGAACTCCCCGTCCCAACGGATGGCGTTCGATAGTTTGTTCAGCTCGGTGGCAAGTTGGTGTCTTAGCAGGGACACCTTCTTTTGAACTCCCCGTCTAGCTGGATATGAGTCCAGAGGTCTGGCGGCATGAAACAAGTGGATTGCGTGAGAAGGGTCGATCATTGGTTTCTGACCATTTGCCTTGTTGTCGCTCCCTTGCGGCTGAATCGAGATGTCACATGGGCTGCTGAGTCTCGTGGGGGAGACAAAGCCGAAGCCCAATAACCTCGATGCTGCCACGACTAGTCTTTGCTTATTCTTGTCCGGATTCCTGCCACTGCCTATGATCTGCGAGACTATTGCCATCAACTAGCGCCTTCGCCATTGCCACAAAGCCTGATGCGACTTGTCTTTGGGCTAGGAGCCAAGGTCACGATCCCGCGCTCGTCATGATACTCATGAGGAGCAATCTCGCTTTCTCATTACGATACATCTAATTCCAGAGAATCCCGCTCAGTGAATTTCAAGAGAAAAGTGATAGATGACAGATCACGGAGCAGTCCTCGTCAAGGTTGGCCGGAAAGATGACCATCAGATATTTTAACGAGTGGCATCATGTTTAACATGACAGAGAGATTAACAGTTTACCGAAAATCAGAACATACATAAAGAAGGACTTTGTAAATCACCAATACCATTACATGCTTAAACAAACGCGATGCCGTGCTTCTGCCCCTTGCCAAGATCCTCATCGTCCGAGAGGTCATGATTATCAAGAGATTTCCTGGATGGCAGATGAACTGCACTAGGGTCAACATGACGACTGAAGCGGTTGTACGCAATAAAAGTATCCTTGTCTCCTGCAATAGCATTTGGAGGAGTCGCGACTCGCACAGAGATGCGTCTCAGttcaacagcatcatcccGAATTGGTGCCTTTCCAGTGTAATGGTAGAAGATATTGAGAGCTGGGATAGAAAGCCCGTGgacgatgatggagaagagaacAAGCCAGTAGACAACAGGGCCCATCGCACGAACGAGGTTtgtctcctcttcatcgccttcaCCGTCGTGGGGAAACAGATGTCTAGCATGCTCAACGTAGAAGACAGCGCCAGCACCGATGGGCCCGAAGTATCCCATGAATAGAGCTTCCTTCCAGTTGGTGCAGACGTCGGGCATGAGCTTGTAGAAGGCGAAAATGGCAGGCAGACGGCGGAagacaaggatgaggagaccAAGTCCAATAAGACGGCCCCAGGTTATGCCAGTACCAGTGGGATCATGGAAGTCCCCCCAAGGTAGAATAGCACCAATGTACATGAATCCCCCAAAGTTGAGTAGTACATCGACACATGAGTTGACTTCATCGTGACGACGTTCAGTCTCGCGAAGATAGTTGCCGTCCCAATTCAAAGCCATACCTGTAACGAAGCAGGCCAAGAGGTCATCAGTACCAAGGGCTCCACAGGTTCCAACAGTGAAAAGACCAAGGGCGGTCGGGAAAAGAACATAAGATTCTTCGTCGATCCATTTACTGTCAAGCGTCAGATTTGGATGCCAAAGAACAATCGTGCAACACTTACGACTTGAGTGCAAATTTGACACCCTTGCAAGATCCGTACCCAAGGACAGCACCATATGCGATAGACAATACAATGGTATACAGCCAGGTCTCAACAAACCAGTTCGCCATGGCCACTCCTACGCCGCCACCGAGACGCCCAACCTCACCAGCGCGCGCCATCAACGCATGCCCCGCCTCACCTCCACTCACCCCTTCGGCGACAGCTTTAGCTGCAGCAGGAGGGTTCTCGGCGTGCTGGATCAAGTATGTCGCGAGCATAAGGAAGGGaaagccaaagccatcaTTAGCACCAGCCTCGGCGGAGATGACTTCTCGCAATGGGCGAGCCACATATTTATCGGCAAAGGGTCCCTTTGCAATGGCCTGCGATAGAATGGGATCGGTGCAGGTGACACAGGAGCCGATGACGAGGGCGGCAAGGAGGGTCAAGTTGGGGATGGTGACCATAATACAGGCTGTTGTACAAAGCCACATGACGGTCATGATGGGGAGCAGGCAGAGAGCCATCTCTTTCCATCGTGTGAGTCCATATTTGGCAGGGAGTTGATAGCCTGCGATCACGAGCTGTACTCCAATCATTACTCGAGCGATGCCCTATCGTTCAACATAAGTTATCATTCGTGCATAGCTTGGTGGCGATTTGAGGTGGAAGACATACCAGGGTGATGGCGCTGGTCTGTCCCGGCTCAGCGGAGCCCCATTTCTCGCTCTCGATGAACTTTGCTGCTATAGGTCCGAGAATGACTCCAAAGAAGACGGCGGGGACTTTTCAAGTCAGTCACTGAAGTGGTTGAAGGAATGGAAATACTAACGTGCCTCGCCAAGATACCAAGcctgcttgatcttgacagaGATGATGCCATAAAGGATCATGAAAGCGCCTGTAAACTGTCAACAGATGCCTTGGCGATAGATGAATGTCCGCCAAGTACTAACCCAAGACGCCGAGAACAATGTTCAGCTCAGAGAGGTTAAGGACAGGCATCTTGACAGAACCACTGTACCCCAAAAATCGAAGATggcgaaaaagaaaaaggaacAAGAGAGGAAATAAAATAGGGAAAATAACAGAAGATAACACAATACAGGTCCAGCCTGCAAATTAAGAAAGGAAATTAGAATGGAACGAAGCAAGCTAAATATCCCATTCCCCAGAACGGCATCCGTGCACCTTTTAACAACTTCATCCCAGATTTAGGGCTTCCCTGGCCGACAATCAGGCTGGCCGCCGAAGCTAGTAGCTCTAAACCGCCATGAAACGATATCTCTATAGCTAAAAAAAGAGTGAGGCTGGAAGAATAAAGAGTAAGGCTAAAAAAAAGACTCACTTCAATGATGCATTGTGCGATTTCGCGTCTCATCTGCTTTGTCTGCTTCGTTCTCGATTGGGCAGTTGGGATTTGGGCGAAACTCTTGGCAGAACGCTATTGTCGAGGGATTAGCTTGGCGTTGGGGATCGACAGGGAGAATTGTCAGCGATCGTAATCAAAGGTAAGAGCTATTGCCTCAGAGAATGTTTTGAGGAGCTTTGCTCCGGCGACTTGGGGAAGGAGAGTTGATGGTTAAAATAAGCATAAAATACCGCCGCACTTGGACAGTAGCCGTGGCGGGTCTGAAATGTCATGCATGCACCCAGCTGGGTCAACTCCATCTAGCTCTAGCTCTAGCCTCAGCACCATCCAAGCATTTTAAAGCATCTTTCTGTAATATATTGTACACCACACCTCTCGAAATCGGTGTTTGACCATCTTTCAGTAAATAGATGCTATTCCCAAACGCGCGGCTAAACAAGATATTCGTGCGGGGAATCGGGCATGAGCTGAAACACGGATATCATCTCGGCGATATCTGGACGCGTGGGCCGTCTCAATGGGCGTAGATCTTTGATCAACTTGACTCCTGTGCTACGTCATTGGTGCTGGGATCTACCAGATAGTTCTGGACTTCAAACACGAGGCTCTCAGTGTTGGATAAGCATAAAAGAGGCTCTTGTTAGAATATCTCCGTACTACGTCCGGAGGAAAGTGGAGATCCTGCATTGAGGCTGAAACGTGATAACGCGGGCGAGATATCAGCACGTTGTGACCGTCATGTTTTATATTGAGGTTTTTAATGCGACTGGATGGTGATCTTTGCCTGGAAATGCATAGATAATTGCTGAGATTGTTTATTTCATAATACTATTCTTAGGCTTCGGATAATTAGAGTGAGCTTGTTTAGCTTTTCTGATCGACGTGAAGGGTATATACAGGGTAGTGTGTAATATGAAGAAATCCCAAACAGCCTCTACGAGTAATAGAAATGACTCTTTTCTTGGCCTATTGTTCCCAACTACTATAAACACCTAATCTACGAGGTCGGCGTAACTAAGGTTGACGAGAATGTTCTTGCGACAAGCCCCAGGTCATGAAGACTCCGAACGCCCGCCCACAACACCCTTATCCTGGGCTTAGCCGGTGAACGCGACGAGCACTAGCACAGCCAGTCGACGATGCCTTGATGCCCCTTGAAATGACCTCTCCGCTTTCTTGTTGTCGGAGTGTCAGTTGCCAACACGACAACGGTCGTGAAAATCTTAGGAGTTAACAGTGTCTCTTCAATATCCCACTGGACCCAAAGCTGGTGGAATCCTTTCAGGTACCAAATAACCACTATACAACGACAGATAGAAGAGATTGAAGCGAGAGATTGGCAAGTTTCACAT
This region includes:
- a CDS encoding Cation/H+ exchanger, translated to MPVLNLSELNIVLGVLGAFMILYGIISVKIKQAWYLGEALPAVFFGVILGPIAAKFIESEKWGSAEPGQTSAITLGIARVMIGVQLVIAGYQLPAKYGLTRWKEMALCLLPIMTVMWLCTTACIMVTIPNLTLLAALVIGSCVTCTDPILSQAIAKGPFADKYVARPLREVISAEAGANDGFGFPFLMLATYLIQHAENPPAAAKAVAEGVSGGEAGHALMARAGEVGRLGGGVGVAMANWFVETWLYTIVLSIAYGAVLGYGSCKGVKFALKSKWIDEESYVLFPTALGLFTVGTCGALGTDDLLACFVTGMALNWDGNYLRETERRHDEVNSCVDVLLNFGGFMYIGAILPWGDFHDPTGTGITWGRLIGLGLLILVFRRLPAIFAFYKLMPDVCTNWKEALFMGYFGPIGAGAVFYVEHARHLFPHDGEGDEEETNLVRAMGPVVYWLVLFSIIVHGLSIPALNIFYHYTGKAPIRDDAVELRRISVRVATPPNAIAGDKDTFIAYNRFSRHVDPSAVHLPSRKSLDNHDLSDDEDLGKGQKHGIAFV